The Paenibacillus amylolyticus genome contains the following window.
TATAAACGATAAACACGGCAGAGGTTTGAAATAATACTATTTATTGCGAATATAATACTGTTCACGTGGATATGATTGAGGTATCCCACTCCTTAGTTACTCGCCCTGTCAGATGATTTCTGGCAGGGCTTTTTTTACGCTTCAGCTTTCGGCTTACGTGGTGGCTTCTTCATCGTACGATCGTATATGTAGGGCTTACCGTGATACTCCCAGTTGTTCTTCTGTTTCTCTCTTTTGTGTATGGCCACTTTGATTTCCAGGTTAGCTACCTCTTTCTGAAACTTGGAAGCATACCTCTTACACCAGCCTAATCCGCTCTCCTCGCCTGAACTGAAATGCGTCCGGAGTAAGAATCCGTTTACTGTGATTTCAAACTTGTATAGGTTCATGGTGACTGTCCTTTCAATGTTTTAAATTCATCATACAAGTTATTTTGCTTCTTAACAAGAACGTATGTTCTTTTTTGTTGATAAGGGAACGTGTGATCGCATATAATAAATCCATTGTATCTGTTCCTGTTTAGCAGCTGAAGGAGGTTCGCAGCCATGCAGAGATTAAGTCGCAGGGAAGAGGATGCGTTACAGGCAATCAAAGAGTTTTTTGGGATAACAAATATCCACCGACTACCAGGGAGCTTAGCGACATGATGGGCTGGTCTTCTTCATCTACCGCACATGGATACCTGGATCGCTTGGAGAAAAAGGGTTATATTAAACGGTCTGAGTCAATTCCACGAGGCATTAAAATTATGAAGGAGGATGATATCTATGGCGAGTAAATTAAGCGAGAATGGGATTTTTGAAGGATCGAGGCTGATCCTCCCAGAACATCGGGAAGCCTATTTGGCTCAAGAAGAGATACAACGCCGACGCGGAAAGCCCGTATTGGACGATCAGGAAATGCAGCTGATCGAGGAGGCTATCCTGGAGTCATACCAGGAATGTCGATCTGTTACGTTGACCGTGTTCAATCCATTTGACGATGAGCATATAAGAGGAGTCGTGGCGGCGATCGATAAGCCGAACCGGAGGATCAAGCTAGTAAGGGCAGAAGAGGATTACAGCTGGATCAAGATTGAAGAGATTACTGCAGCTTCATTATGAGATTGAAATCCGTCAAGGTAGCTTGGCGGATTTATTTTTGTCCTAAATCAGCCGAAAAACCACCCTATATACTACCTCGCGCCGTTGGAGATTATATAAAATATAGAATATATTCGACAATATAATATCGATTCACAGGAACGTATGTTCCGTGTATTATGATAAATATATCTTTACTACAAAGTC
Protein-coding sequences here:
- a CDS encoding YolD-like family protein; its protein translation is MASKLSENGIFEGSRLILPEHREAYLAQEEIQRRRGKPVLDDQEMQLIEEAILESYQECRSVTLTVFNPFDDEHIRGVVAAIDKPNRRIKLVRAEEDYSWIKIEEITAASL